In Halodesulfovibrio marinisediminis DSM 17456, the sequence TGCTTTTCAGCGTGTAGGACGGACGATCTTTGAATCGTTTCTGAGTCAGTTCCTGAAGACGACTCTTATAGTCTTTTGCCTTCGTGCTTTCCGGCTCTTTTGGCCATTTGTTTTCAAACACGTTATCAATATACTTCAGTGCGCTGTCATAACCACCGTCAAGGAATACTGCTCCAAGCACTGCCTCGAATGCATCACTCAATAAAGAGTGTCTATCACGGCCGCCCTGTGCTTCTTCCCCTTTACCAAGTTTAAGGTACTTATCAAGTTGCATTTCAACAGCCAGCGCTGCAAGAGATGGCTTACTTACCAGCTTTGCACGCATGCGGGTTAAAATGCCTTCTCTGGCTTTTGGAAACTTGGCAAATAAGCGTTCAGAAACGCAAATTTCAAGAACTGCGTCACCTAAAAATTCTAGTCGTTCGTTATGTTCAATAGCTCCGCCATGTTCATTAGCGAATGAACTATGCGTAAGCGCTGTTTCAAGCAAAGAAACCTGTGAAAACGAATAACGAATGTGTTCTTGCAATCTTTCGAGCATACTATCCTTCTCGCACGCAATGGTGCTTTTCTGCCGACAAGCGCCTGGGTAAAAAAGAAAACTGCCTTCCTTTTCTACACAAGTCTTACCAACAGCAAACTGTGATCGTATAAGTTTGCATTGGCGGTTATCTCTTTTTTGACCGTATGTAAATACAGATGCCAGTATTCGGCCAATTATCCTTCAAACTGCGTGATAAATAGTGCATTTATGCAACATACAATACACATTCATACCACACACTCAATTAGATACACAAACCGAGCCCCCCTCATACAATCAAAACCGAAAAACATTGAATATCTTCCTTGATTTTCTCTATTATATTACGGCAAAGTATTCATCGCATTCCAGCTTAACCTGCTTTATGCACAACATTATGCTTTTTTTGCCCGTCGTCTATTCACGGCTGGCAACGTTTTATGATATTGTCCCGATAGCTGTGTTAGTAACTTCTGCTCGTTTGAGCATACATAACACAGAGAGATCATATAAAGTTTTGACAGGAGGACGCAATGGCTGCAGGAATCTACATTGGCTCAACATCCGGATATTCCGGCAAAAACATGGTTGTTATGGGCATTGGCCTGCGTCTTCAAAAAGAAGGGTTTGATGTAGGATACATGAAGCCTGTTGGTGCTGTACCGGAAGAACGCGACGGCGTACTTGGTGATCAGGATGCTTTTTTTGTTCAAGACATTCTTGGACAGGACGCTCCACCGGAATTCGTAAGCCCTGTTGTTGTTACTCAGGACTTTAAAGTTCGAGCCTTCAGCGGACAATTTGACGATCTTATGCCGTCAATCAAGACCGGCTACGAACAGCTTTCCAAAGATAAAGACGCGATGATTGTTGCCGGCTCCGGCTCCATGTACTCCGGCCGCTACTGTAACATCGACGGCATGCGCGTTGCCAAAGCACTCGGTCTGCCGATCATCGTCATTGACCGTCTGGATAAAGAACTCAACTACGACTACCTTGTCGTCCTCAAAGATGTTCTTGGAGACAGCCTTGCAGGCGTTATCCTGAATGATATCCCATCCAGCTTTATGAATGAAGTGGACGGCCTTATCAAACCGTTCCTTGAGCGAAACGGTATTAAAGTGCTCGGTGTTATTCCTAAAGATCCGCTCATGGGCGCTATCAAAGTAAGTGATCTCGCAGAGCGCCTCGGCGGCAGAGTTATCTCCTGCGCGTCCAAGTCTGAGAAAGTAGTAGAAAACTTCCTCATCGGCACCATGCAGGTTGAAAACTTCATGACACACTTCAGAAAGAATAAAAACTCAGCAGTTATCGTTGGTGGTGACCGCTCAGACGTGCAGCTTGTTGCCCTTGAAGGCAACTGCCCGTGCCTCGTGCTGACAGGTAACCTATACCCTAACGATATTATTCTTACCCGCTCAGAGGTACTGAATATTCCTATCGTTGTAGTACGCGACGACACCTACACCGTAGCTAAGAAAATGGAAGCTATTCTTTCCAGACACAAGTTACGTGATGTTATTAAAATCCGTCAGGGTGCTCAGCTTGTAAGCTCTTCCATCGATTTCGATTACATTAAAGAATGTATGGGACTGGAAGATAAATAATTTTTAGATTGTTGCCTCAGGCGGTTGGGGAGAACCTTGTTGAAACAAGGTTCTCCCCCAGACCCCCTTCCAAAAACTTTTTCCTACGATACCAGCACGTTGTTTACAATAACCAGCGGCTTAAACAAGCTCCGTTCCTCTTTCTCAGGGGTATTCATCTTCAGCTATATTTAACATTCCATGTGAACAATGAATGACTACGAATAGCACGCCACACAGCGCATTGCCTTTTCAAAAGGTACTTCCGTATCTATGCCTGCTTGCGCTTATTTTCTACGTTAACTGCGTTGAACGTGCGTTATTGTCGCCATTGCTTGTTTCTATTCAAAAAGAATTTAACTTCTCGTACACACTTACTACAAGCCTGCTTGTAGTTCGCTCTTTGGGACTAAGCCTCAGCCTTATTGCCAGCAGTTTTCTCGCCACACACATCACGCATAAGACCATCATCACACTATCCATATTTTTTTCTGGAGCAAGCTTTGCCCTGTTATCCATGACAACCTCCTATCTGCAACTTCAGTTAGGGCTATTGTGTTTTGGACTTTCCGCCGGACTGTATTTTCCGTCCGGAATGGCAACGCTTGCATCAATGGTAAAAAAAGAAGACTTAAGCAAAGCTTTTTCAATTCATGAACTTGCGCCAAACATTGCGTTTATTACAGCGCCATTCATCGTGGAAATTATGCTCTCATTCACGGACTGGCGTGGTGCAATGCGTTACGTTGGTATAGCTGCCATGTTGCTTGCTCTCCTCTTTGCTCTTCTGTGCAAAGGAGGTCATGACCATGGTGCTCCTCCACGTTTCTCCACACTCAAACGCATACTGACCAAGCGCAACACATGGATTTTCTTTACCCTTGCAGGCATAGGGCTAACACTGGAAATAGCGCCATATTATGTGTTACCGTTATTTCTGGTCGACCAACAAAACATGACCACTGCCGACGCAAACAGCCTGCTGGCTATATCCAGACTGGCAACACCGGTAATGGCACTTTCTGCAGGCTTTGTAGCGGGCAAAACAGGCGTGAAGCCGCTCCTGTTCACAGGATTCACACTAAGCGGAATTTCCCTCGCGCTTATGGCAACCATGCAAGGTGTAGCCCTATCTGCGGCAATCATTGCTCAGCCGCTATTTCCGGCTATTCTGTTTCCTGTAATTTTCAAGCTTTTTTCAGATTTCTTTCCATCGGAAGAACAGTCTCTCGTGCTCGCAATTACAATGCCGTTTATCGGCTTTATCGGTGCCGGTATCATGCCGAACTTTATGGGATACTGCGGAGACGTACTCTCCTTTGAGGTCGGTTTCGGCATTCTTAGTGCGCTGACCTTCGCAAGTATAGTTGCACTATTTATTACGCCATCAACAGATTAGCACACTGAATAACTTGACAGTTGCACAACGAATACCTACCTAAAGCCGGAACTTACTTTAAGGAGCAGAACATGGCTTATGAAATTAAATTAGTTAAATTGGTGAGCGGAGACATGCTCATTGGCAAAGCAAATGTTGAAGAAGGTATGCTTACCGACGTTGCTGTTTTGCAGACTGTCCCTACTCAGCAAGGCGTTCAGATGATGCTCCTGCCTTTCGGTTACCCGTTTGAGCAAGATTTCGACGCTAAAATTTCTACCGCACACGTAATCTACGAATACAAAGAGTGTCCGGAAGATCTTAAAACAAAATATCTGGAAGCTACTTCCAACCTTACCGTTTCCACCAGTGGTCTTGGCAACCTCGACCTTCAGGGCGGCGCAGGCGGTAACGTTACCGACATCTCCCAGCTTCTGAAAAAATAGTTAGTTACATCAATATGTTTCCTAAGAGGCGGCAGCAGTGTCGCCTCTTACCTATTTTGCACAATATATAAGGACATTCCATGCGTGAATTGCTGCAATTGGTTCCAAAACCAAGCCGTTACCTCGGTATTGAAGAGGGAACCATTCACAAACAGGGTAAAGACATCTCCATCCATGTAGCACTTGCATTCCCAGATATGTACGAAGTGGGTATGTCATACCTTGGTCAAAAAATTCTTTACGGAATTCTCAACGAACGAGAAAACTGGTGGGCCGAGCGTGTATTTACCCCATGCGTAGAAACTGCACAGGTGCTTCGCGACCATAACACCCCGCTTGCAACGCTGGAATCCGACACCCCGCTTGGCAACCTCGACATGATCGGTTTCCATGTTACCCACGAGCTGTGCTACACCAACATCCTGTACATGCTTGACTTAAGCGGAATTCCATACCGTGCAGCAGACCGTGGCGACACACTGGACACCCCTATCATCATGGCTGGCGGCGGCTGTACCTTATCTGCCGAGCCGCTTGCACCGTTCATGGATCTCATGACCCTCGGTGAAGGCGAATTCATGATGGTAGAACTGCTCGAAACACTTGAGCAGTGCAAAAAAGAAAACACATCCCGACACGAATTTCTTCTTCGTGCAGCTAAAATTCCGGGCGTATACGTACCTTCCTTCTTTGAAGCAAAAGAAGAAGGCACCGTGCTCGAGCCGACCGAAGACATCAACCCGCGTCCTACACGCCGCGTAGTGCCGCAGATGGACGACGCAAAGTTCCCTACAAGCCAACCGATCCCTTTCGGCGCGGTGCATAGCCGCCTTGCGCTGGAAATTGGACGTGGTTGTACCCGCGGTTGTCGCTTCTGTCAGGCAGGTATGACCTACCGCCCTGCGCGAGAACGCTCCGTAGTGAACATTGAAGAAATCGTACAGGAAAGCCTCACAACCACAGGCTACGACGATCTTTCTTTCCTTTCCCTTTCCACAGGTGACTTCTCAGCCCTCAAAGAGCTGTTTATGAACACCGTAGATCGTTGTGCACAGGAACAAGTTTCTGTTTCCCTGCCGTCCCTGCGTGTAGGCTCCATTGATGATGACATCATGGACAAAATGGCTTCCATTCGCCGCACAGGCGCGACACTTGCGCCGGAAGCTGGTAGCCAGCGTCTACGTGACGTTATCAACAAAGGCATCACTGAAGAAGCTATCATCACCCACGTACGTAAGCTCTACCAGCACGGCTGGCAGCAGGTTAAACTGTACTTCATGATCGGTCTGCCGACTGAAACTTACGAAGACCTCGATGCGATAGTTGAACTTTGCCGTAAAGTGCGCGGTGCAGCAGGCAAGCGCATTCAGGTTACCGCAGGCATTTCTCCGTTCGTACCTAAGCCGAACACTCCGTTCCAGTGGGAAGCACAAATTTCTTACGACGAAATCCGCAACCGCATTTACTACCTTCGTGACAAGTTCAAGCAGGAAAAATGCATGCGTATGCGCTGGCATGAACCGGAATCCAGTCTTCTCGAAGGCATCTTCTCCCGCGGTGACCGCCGCCTTGCAGACGTTGTTGAAACTGCATACGCAAAAGGTGCTGTATTCAGCAGCTGGGTTGAGCACTTCTCTCTCGAGCCATACATTGAAGCACTCGAAGAGCACGGTCTCACCATTGATGAATACACAGGCGCTCGCGCCCTTGACGCAGCTCTCCCGTGGGATCATCTCAACAACGGTGTGACTAAAGACTTCCTCCTTCGCGAACTTAAGCGCGCAAAAGAAGAAAAAGTAACTGAAGACTGCCGTTACGGTGCATGCCGAGTCTGTGGTGCCTGTGATAAAGGTGCAAAAGAGTCTGAGCTGGAGCGTCTTACCCCAGACACAAAATACCAGAACGTTCTCAACAACGAAGCACGAGATCAAAAAGCACACGAAATCGAGCTGGATGACAATGGTAAAATAGTCATCAAGGCATCAGCAACTAACAAGCCACCAAAGCTTGCAGAGCATCTTACTGTAAAAGCTGCGCACATGCGCATCTGGTACACCAAAGAAGATGCATCCATCTTCCTTTCACAGCTCGAGTTGCAGTCCATTTTTGAGCGCATCTTCCGTCGAGTTGAGCTTCCGCTCACTTTCTCTCAAGGATTCCATCCACTGCCGCTCATCTCATTCGGCCGTGCTCTGCCAATCGGCGTAGCTAGTAAAAAAGAATGGGTGAACATATTCCTGCGTGAAGAATTCACACCGGAAGAGGTATTCAAAAAACTCATTTCAGCGTTCCCTACCGGTATGCATCCAGTAGCTGTAGAAAAGCTGACAATGGCGAAAAAACAGGCTCAGCCATACGCTGAGACCTTCAAAGTAGAATACGTGGGCGACAAAGCACGTGAAGCGGACTTCATCCAAGCATTCAAAGACATGCTCGAAGAAGAGTCCATCATGTGGACACGTGAAACCAAGAAAGGTGAACGCACCATGGACGTACGTCCAGTGTTCGCAAAAGTTATCTTCAACGAAGAAGATATCACCATCACCCTTGATTGGTCAGAGATCTACGTATCTCCGGTCAACATCGTAAAAGCCATCACACCAGGCTTCGATGTCCTCGACTTCAAGATGACCAAGCTCGATCAGCACATGCCTTAATCGCTGATTAGCTACTAGGTAGTAAAACAAAAGCCCGTCACATTGTGACGGGCTTTTGTTCTTTTATGCTTGCGGCGCTGGAGCGTCTTGCCTTCGGCGATTCTGCGGGGCTTTGCCTCCGGCGGCCAGAGAACCCTTTTGTAAAAGGGCTTCTCTGGGCTCTCCTAAAACTTTTAGGAGCGAAAAAGTATCGTTATAAAGCTCGTTGGTAGCCGCGAGATAGCTACCTTTCTATAGTAAAAAACGCATTATTTTATTAATACAACGGTCAGTTATTATTTTCGAAGAAAGGTAATGATGCTTTAGCCGCGAGGCAGTCATAAAAAACGTGCTATTCTCGCAGTTAAAAGTCTTTGGAAAGGGGTCTGGGGAAGAACCTTTCTACAGAAAGGTTTTCCCCAGCCGCCGGAGGCTCGTCGAAGACCTGCCGGAGGCATATTCTTACTACTTCCCGCCCGGATGCGCCTTGTCGTAGACCTCGACAAGCTTAGCGATAGTGAGATGAGTGTACCGTTGCGTAGTTGTGAGCCGCGCGTGACCAAGTAATTCTTGTACGCTACGCATATCGGCTCCTGCTTCAAGGAGGTGCGTTGCGAAGGAATGACGCAGACTATGCGGCGATACGGCTTGCGGCAGTCCAACGCGCTTACAAAGGTCTTCAATGATACGCGCAGCCTGACGTCTATTGAGTCTACCGCCACGAGCACCAAGGAACAAGGCTAGCTCTTGTCCTGATGGGTCGAGCTTGTCACGTACGGAAGCCCATGCATTGATGGCTTCCTTGGCTGTATCAGAGAGAGGCACAACGCGCTCTTTATCACCTTTACCTGTGACACGAACTATGCCTGAATTCACGTTGATGTCATGAACGTTAAGCCGAAGAGCTTCGGATATACGCAGACCTGAACCATAAAGAAGCTCTGCGAGTGCGAGATCTCGGAGCAGCTGCTCTTCCTTGAACGCACGCTTACGAGTAGATTCAGCTACGAGTTGCTTCTTTTTGTTCAACACTTCGAATGTCTGGTCTACATTGAGCGCAGTCGGATGCTTTTGCGGCGCCTTTGGGTTACGTACGCCTTCTGTAGGAATATTCTGAATAAGTTTACGTTTTGCCATGTACTTAAAAAAACCGCGCAGCGCAGAAAGCTTACGTCCCATGGAGGTCTTACCCAACTGAACCCGATGTAGCTCAGCTAGAAAGCCTCTTATATGTTCACGTTTAATCTTTTCCGGCTGATCAAGCGTATTCTGTGTACGGTGCAGATACGTTTCGAACTGGTGCAAATCACGCGCGTAAGCTTCCACAGTAGCGC encodes:
- a CDS encoding tyrosine recombinase XerC, with the protein product MFADDTFDGELPELPDMAEMYIGHLSIEKGYSGATVEAYARDLHQFETYLHRTQNTLDQPEKIKREHIRGFLAELHRVQLGKTSMGRKLSALRGFFKYMAKRKLIQNIPTEGVRNPKAPQKHPTALNVDQTFEVLNKKKQLVAESTRKRAFKEEQLLRDLALAELLYGSGLRISEALRLNVHDINVNSGIVRVTGKGDKERVVPLSDTAKEAINAWASVRDKLDPSGQELALFLGARGGRLNRRQAARIIEDLCKRVGLPQAVSPHSLRHSFATHLLEAGADMRSVQELLGHARLTTTQRYTHLTIAKLVEVYDKAHPGGK
- a CDS encoding TIGR03960 family B12-binding radical SAM protein, which encodes MRELLQLVPKPSRYLGIEEGTIHKQGKDISIHVALAFPDMYEVGMSYLGQKILYGILNERENWWAERVFTPCVETAQVLRDHNTPLATLESDTPLGNLDMIGFHVTHELCYTNILYMLDLSGIPYRAADRGDTLDTPIIMAGGGCTLSAEPLAPFMDLMTLGEGEFMMVELLETLEQCKKENTSRHEFLLRAAKIPGVYVPSFFEAKEEGTVLEPTEDINPRPTRRVVPQMDDAKFPTSQPIPFGAVHSRLALEIGRGCTRGCRFCQAGMTYRPARERSVVNIEEIVQESLTTTGYDDLSFLSLSTGDFSALKELFMNTVDRCAQEQVSVSLPSLRVGSIDDDIMDKMASIRRTGATLAPEAGSQRLRDVINKGITEEAIITHVRKLYQHGWQQVKLYFMIGLPTETYEDLDAIVELCRKVRGAAGKRIQVTAGISPFVPKPNTPFQWEAQISYDEIRNRIYYLRDKFKQEKCMRMRWHEPESSLLEGIFSRGDRRLADVVETAYAKGAVFSSWVEHFSLEPYIEALEEHGLTIDEYTGARALDAALPWDHLNNGVTKDFLLRELKRAKEEKVTEDCRYGACRVCGACDKGAKESELERLTPDTKYQNVLNNEARDQKAHEIELDDNGKIVIKASATNKPPKLAEHLTVKAAHMRIWYTKEDASIFLSQLELQSIFERIFRRVELPLTFSQGFHPLPLISFGRALPIGVASKKEWVNIFLREEFTPEEVFKKLISAFPTGMHPVAVEKLTMAKKQAQPYAETFKVEYVGDKAREADFIQAFKDMLEEESIMWTRETKKGERTMDVRPVFAKVIFNEEDITITLDWSEIYVSPVNIVKAITPGFDVLDFKMTKLDQHMP
- the rnc gene encoding ribonuclease III; this translates as MLERLQEHIRYSFSQVSLLETALTHSSFANEHGGAIEHNERLEFLGDAVLEICVSERLFAKFPKAREGILTRMRAKLVSKPSLAALAVEMQLDKYLKLGKGEEAQGGRDRHSLLSDAFEAVLGAVFLDGGYDSALKYIDNVFENKWPKEPESTKAKDYKSRLQELTQKRFKDRPSYTLKSSKGPEHAKVFEVELGLPDGTKIIAEGPSVKRAEQYAASIALERLDV
- a CDS encoding MFS transporter — encoded protein: MTTNSTPHSALPFQKVLPYLCLLALIFYVNCVERALLSPLLVSIQKEFNFSYTLTTSLLVVRSLGLSLSLIASSFLATHITHKTIITLSIFFSGASFALLSMTTSYLQLQLGLLCFGLSAGLYFPSGMATLASMVKKEDLSKAFSIHELAPNIAFITAPFIVEIMLSFTDWRGAMRYVGIAAMLLALLFALLCKGGHDHGAPPRFSTLKRILTKRNTWIFFTLAGIGLTLEIAPYYVLPLFLVDQQNMTTADANSLLAISRLATPVMALSAGFVAGKTGVKPLLFTGFTLSGISLALMATMQGVALSAAIIAQPLFPAILFPVIFKLFSDFFPSEEQSLVLAITMPFIGFIGAGIMPNFMGYCGDVLSFEVGFGILSALTFASIVALFITPSTD
- a CDS encoding phosphotransacetylase family protein, coding for MAAGIYIGSTSGYSGKNMVVMGIGLRLQKEGFDVGYMKPVGAVPEERDGVLGDQDAFFVQDILGQDAPPEFVSPVVVTQDFKVRAFSGQFDDLMPSIKTGYEQLSKDKDAMIVAGSGSMYSGRYCNIDGMRVAKALGLPIIVIDRLDKELNYDYLVVLKDVLGDSLAGVILNDIPSSFMNEVDGLIKPFLERNGIKVLGVIPKDPLMGAIKVSDLAERLGGRVISCASKSEKVVENFLIGTMQVENFMTHFRKNKNSAVIVGGDRSDVQLVALEGNCPCLVLTGNLYPNDIILTRSEVLNIPIVVVRDDTYTVAKKMEAILSRHKLRDVIKIRQGAQLVSSSIDFDYIKECMGLEDK